A single genomic interval of Pyrus communis chromosome 7, drPyrComm1.1, whole genome shotgun sequence harbors:
- the LOC137740847 gene encoding transcription and mRNA export factor ENY2-like — MRKSVNRPPTPDVAENQEKEPTLQELISIELIESGEKERLMELLRERLIECGWKDEMKALCRAFIKKKGRNNVTVDDLVHVMTPKGRASVPDSVKAELLQRIRTFLVSAAR, encoded by the exons AT GAGGAAATCTGTGAATCGTCCGCCGACGCCGGATGTTGcagaaaatcaagaaaaagagCCCACTCTTCAAGAGCTTATCAGCATCGAG TTGATTGAGAGCGGTGAAAAGGAGAGGTTAATGGAGCTTCTGAGGGAAAGGCTGATAGAGTGCGGGTGGAAGGATGAAATGAAAGCACTTTGCAG GGCGTTTATAAAGAAAAAGGGGAGGAACAATGTTACAGTTGATGATCTTGTACATGTAATGACCCCAAAGGGCAGAG CCTCCGTCCCCGATTCCGTGAAGGCGGAGCTTTTGCAAAGAATTCGTACATTTCTTGTGTCAGCAGCTCGTTGA
- the LOC137739236 gene encoding agamous-like MADS-box protein AGL11, translating into MGRSKSKLPLELIPNERSRKVTFRKRRNGLLKKAVELHTLCDVKVCTIVYERKSKGKVSRLATFPEEFKDVKEIIDKYKSNSSKVKKVQSLGDFYATQTVQVKEEFGKLRSKSCEEKYPAWEDRLDAFSVEQMLDLLTNLENKIVDAHKMHGMMKESKQIVVQETIPPKEEIVVNIQILLKATFESNQEYSQMQSASTFWANNNIQYTCSSATTSNSNIKTSTCDIPAPYGNMDGNSTFYNPMQQQQQPCMYDSIFSSAASQQQEEAVVPSVENPNPIGIVPLSVSYDQPMLSLTMQPSYLEYPISASAFGLSSKYEQQFGAFQSQHMFYDNVFFDNMAHFE; encoded by the exons ATGGGTCGAAGCAAATCAAAGTTACCTTTGGAGTTAATTCCGAACGAACGTTCGCGTAAGGTTACTTTTCGAAAGAGAAGGAACGGATTATTGAAGAAGGCAGTTGAATTACACACACTTTGTGATGTGAAGGTGTGTACAATCGTTTACGAGAGGAAATCCAAGGGCAAAGTGAGCAGATTAGCAACGTTCCCTGAGGAATTTAAAGATGTCAAGGAAATAATTGATAAGTACAAATCAAATTCATCAAAGGTAAAGAAGGTCCAAAGTTTGGGTGACTTCTACGCCACGCAAACGGTTCAAGTGAAGGAGGAGTTTGGGAAGCTACGCAGCAAGAGCTGTGAAGAGAAGTATCCTGCATGGGAAGATCGTCTCGATGCGTTTTCAGTAGAACAAATGCTCGACCTTTTGACAAATTTGGAGAACAAAATTGTAGATGCTCATAAGATGCATGGCATGATGAAGGAATCAAAGCAAATTGTTGTGCAAGAGACAATACCACCAAAG gaagaaattgTCGTTAACATTCAAATTTTGTTGAAG GCCACGTTTGAAAGCAACCAAGAGTATTCTCAGATGCAATCTGCAAGCACATTCTGGGCTAATAACAACATTCAGTACACTTGTTCTTCAGCTACTACTTCCAACTCCAACATCAAAACATCCACGTGTGATATTCCTGCGCCATATGGAAATATGGATGGGAACTCAACCTTCTATAATCccatgcagcagcagcagcagccatgCATGTACGACTCAATATTTTCAAGTGCTGCATCTCAGCAACAAGAAGAAGCAGTTGTTCCAAGTGttgaaaaccctaaccctattGGCATTGTTCCGTTGAGCGTTTCGTACGATCAGCCAATGCTTTCGCTAACCATGCAGCCGAGTTATCTGGAGTATCCGATTTCAGCAAGTGCTTTTGGTTTGTCATCCAAATACGAACAACAGTTTGGTGCATTTCAATCACAGCACATGTTTTACGACAACGTATTCTTCGACAACATGGCGCATTTCGAATAA
- the LOC137740157 gene encoding uncharacterized protein, which yields MAAYCYGCQTKVYNGGHLASSSSFPRSSAAPATFGRVYFDAPKPRRFQVLALSVKRSPKRLKYAAPRFTKEDEMLYVEVDPSQSGADSWKLEPVVDLLKQGAVGVVPTDTVYALVCDLRNNSAIERLRRIKNIDPLKPLGILCHSFHDIDTYTTGFPRGDGQGHANLFRYVKQCIPGPYTFILTATKQLPKNCIRYGMADAKYKLRKDVGVRMPDDPICQAILEKMGSPLISTSVKCPKENEWLIDPVIIADTYGPEGLDFIVDGGVRVAEPSTVVDMKVIPPKIIRQGKGPKLHWMVTEDDNESAQS from the exons ATGGCCGCGTACTGTTACGGTTGCCAGACGAAAGTGTATAACGGCGGCCACCTAGCTTCGTCCTCCAGCTTCCCGCGGTCTTCGGCGGCGCCTGCAACTTTCGGCCGCGTATACTTCGACGCTCCGAAACCCCGCCGTTTCCAAGTCTTAGCTCTCTCCGTTAAGCGCAGCCCCAAGCGCCTCAAATACGCCGCTCCTCGCTTCACCAAG GAGGATGAAATGCTTTACGTTGAAGTTGATCCGTCGCAATCGGGAGCTGACAGCTGGAAATTGGAACCAGTTGTTGATCTTCTGAAACAAGGAGCTGTTGGTGTTGTTCCTACTGATACTGT GTATGCATTAGTCTGTGATTTGAGAAACAACTCGGCAATTGAACGTCTTCGCCG AATCAAGAACATCGACCCTCTAAAG CCCCTTGGCATCTTATGCCACTCCTTCCACGACATTGATACGTATACGACAGGGTTTCCCCGCGGTGATGGCCAAGGTCACGCCAATTTGTTCCGATATGTTAAGCAATGCATACCCGGCCCT TATACTTTCATCTTAACTGCAACCAAACAACTACCTAAAAATTGTATAAGGTATGGGATGGCAGATGCCAAATACAAATTAAGGAAAGATGTGGGTGTTCGTATGCCTGATGATCCCATATGTCAAGCGATTCTGGAGAAGATGGGCTCACCATTGATATCCACAAG TGTCAAGTGCCCGAAAGAGAACGAGTGGTTGATAGATCCAGTCATTATAGCTGATACATATGGACCAGAG GGCCTTGATTTTATCGTTGATGGCGGGGTAAGAGTGGCTGAACCATCAACTGTAGTTGACATGAAGGTGATCCCTCCCAAAATCATACGACAAGGAAAG GGACCTAAATTACACTGGATGGTGACAGAAGATGACAATGAATCTGCTCAGTCGTAG
- the LOC137741076 gene encoding mitochondrial import receptor subunit TOM20-like — translation MDLQHNDFDRILFFEHARKISEATYIKNPLDADNLTRWAGALLQLSQFQNVLESKKMTQDAISKLEEALMINPRKHDALWCLGNAQTARGFFTPDHNEARVYFQKASRCFQKALDEEPGNDLYRKSLEVAAKAPQLHLDLHKRGLGQLGMEAAAGAGTGPSTSIGGKTTKKNKNSNLKYDIFGWIILGVGIFAWLRYARSHMPPPPLPQ, via the exons ATGGATTTGCAGCACAACGACTTCGATCGCATTCTTTTCTTCGAACACGCCCGCAAGATCTCCGAAGCCACCTACATTAAGAACCCTCTCGATGCCGAT AACTTGACGAGGTGGGCTGGAGCTCTGCTGCAGCTTTCCCAGTTTCAGAATGTTTTGGAGTCAAAGAAGATGACTCAAG ATGCTATTTCGAAGCTGGAGGAGGCATTGATGATTAATCCTAGGAAACATGATGCTCTGTGGTGTCTGGGAAATGCTCAAACTGCTCGCGGATTTTTTACTCCGGACCACAATGAGGCAAGGGTTTATTTCCAAAAGGCGTCTCGGTGTTTCCAGAAGGCTCTTGATGAG GAGCCGGGAAATGATCTGTATCGGAAGTCTTTAGAAGTGGCTGCTAAG GCCCCGCAACTGCATTTGGATCTACACAAGCGTGGTTTGGGTCAACTGGGGATGGAGGCTGCTGCTGGAGCAGGAACTGGACCTTCTACTTCAATTGGTGGAAAG ActacaaagaaaaacaagaacagCAATCTGAAGTATGACATATTTGGTTGGATAATCCTTGGTGTCGGAATTTTTGCTTGGCTCAGATATGCGAGGTCCCATATGCCTCCTCCTCCGCTTCCGCAGTGA
- the LOC137739774 gene encoding plastoglobule-localized metallopeptidase 48, chloroplastic yields the protein MASPAAPLISSLCLTQNLSSLSFSSVASDHLRFGSPTVEFAAVKKYRRVGIRVPVCRAASVVFSNLDADDFRHPLDKQNTLILRAIPGLNEFGKILLGSVAEQVMLLENIGTSLLVSKDQLSGLHQLMVEAAEILSIDAPDLYVRQSPVPNAYTLAISGKKPFVVVHTSLVELLTREELQAVLAHELGHLKCDHGVWLTFANILTLGAYTIPGLGGMIAQRLEEQLFRWLRAAELTCDRAALLVAQDPKVVVSVLMKLAGGCPSLADQLNVDAFLEQARSYDKASSNPVGWYIRNAQTRQLSHPLPVLRAREIDEWSRSQDYKTLLSQATRISGSKKGLTTPGKIESKSMVL from the exons ATGGCTTCCCCTGCCGCGCCCTTGATCTCTTCTCTCTGCCTGACACAGAACCTTAGTTCTCTTAGTTTTAGCTCCGTGGCTTCGGATCATTTGCGGTTCGGTTCGCCCACCGTCGAATTCGCCGCCGTCAAGAAGTACCGGAGAGTTGGAATTCGAGTTCCTGTGTGCAGAGCTGCCTCCGTTGTGTTTAGCAACCTCGATGCCGATGATTTTCGGCACCCTTTGGATAAACAG AACACGCTGATTTTGAGAGCGATTCCGGGATTGAATGAGTTTGGAAAGATTCTGCTAG GATCTGTTGCAGAGCAAGTCATGCTTCTTGAGAACATCGGAACGTCCCTTCTTGTTTCGAAAGATCAG CTTTCTGGCCTACATCAATTGATGGTGGAGGCTGCGGAGATTCTCAGCATAGATGCTCCTGATTTATATGTTCGTCAAAGTCCTGTACCAAATGCGTATACTTTAGCAATAAGTGGTAAAAAGCCGTTTGTTGTTGTTCATACTAGTCTCGTGGAGCTTTTGACACGAGAAGAGCTGCAG GCTGTTTTGGCTCATGAGTTGGGCCATCTGAAATGTGACCATGGTGTGTGGCTTACGTTTGCAAATATTCTTACCCTCGGAGCTTATACAATACCTG GGCTAGGTGGGATGATTGCTCAGAGGTTGGAAGAACAGTTATTTCGTTGGCTTCGAGCAGCAGAGCTAACTTGTGATCGTGCAGCTCTTCTTGTTGCACAAGACCCAAAG GTGGTCGTCTCTGTTCTAATGAAATTAGCTGGGGGCTGCCCATCTCTGGCTGATCAACTAAATGTGGATGCATTTTTGGAACAAGCTCGCTCCTACGACAAAGCTTCTTCAAACCCTGTGGGGTGGTATATAAG AAATGCTCAAACGAGGCAACTTTCACATCCTCTGCCAGTTCTACGTGCTCGTGAAATTGATGAATGGTCAAGAAGTCAAGATTACAAAACTCTTCTGAGCCAGGCAACACGGATCTCTGGCTCAAAGAAAGGGTTAACAACACCTGGAAAGATAGAGTCAAAATCCATGGTACTGTGA
- the LOC137739566 gene encoding B2 protein-like, with amino-acid sequence MESLNSFWQLGDELRGQSKVAEDHKWLMAASKLAEQTRVKGERMNNLDLSKGPAEQRARDKFGFQEDNKFEGQYFNMLSLDSKVNENVSKSSFRNGIYNMNAVYQKNSASIVGNMTGNKYSNKEINNSNNNNNESANTVEKRFKTLPATETLPRNEVLGGYIFVCNNDTMQEDLKRQLFGLPPRYRDSVRAITPGLPLFLYNYTTHQLHGIFEAASFGGSNIDPTAWEDKKCKGESRFPAQVRICVRKICKALEEDAFRPVLHHYDGPKFRLELSVPETLELLDLCEQAGSAA; translated from the exons ATGGAGAGCTTGAACAGCTTTTGGCAACTGGGTGATGAGCTCCGAGGGCAGTCAAAAGTCGCAGAAGATCACAAATGGTTAATGGCTGCTTCAAAATTGGCTGAGCAGACAAGGGTAAAGGGCGAGCGTATGAATAACCTTGATCTTTCAAAGGGCCCAGCTGAACAAAGGGCAAGGGATAAATTTGGGTTCCAGGAAGATAACAAATTTGAAGGCCAATACTTTAACATGCTGAGCTTGGATTCTAAAGTAAATGAAAATGTGAGCAAAAGTTCCTTCAGGAATGGTATTTATAACATGAATGCAGTTTACCAGAAAAACAGTGCAAGCATTGTGGGAAACATGACTGGAAACAAGTACAGcaacaaagaaatcaacaacagcaacaataacaacaacgaATCTGCAAATACAGTTGAGAAAAGGTTCAAGACCTTGCCGGCAACTGAGACGCTCCCAAGAAATGAGGTGCTTGGAGGTTACATCTTTGTATGCAACAATGACACGATGCAGGAAGATTTGAAGCGACAACTATTTG GTTTACCTCCAAGGTATAGGGATTCTGTTCGGGCAATAACACCAGGCCTGCCGCTGTTTCTCTACAATTATACAACACACCAGCTGCATGGCATTTTCGAG GCAGCAAGCTTTGGTGGTTCAAACATTGATCCAACTGCTTGGGAAGACAAGAAGTGTAAAGGCGAATCTAGGTTTCCTGCTCAG GTAAGGATCTGTGTTAGAAAAATCTGCAAGGCTTTGGAAGAAGATGCCTTCAGGCCAGTTTTGCACCACTATGATGGTCCCAAGTTCCGTCTTGAGCTGTCAGTTCCTGAG ACCCTGGAGCTATTGGACCTATGCGAACAAGCGGGCTCTGCAGCTTAA
- the LOC137739235 gene encoding putative fasciclin-like arabinogalactan protein 20 codes for MATSAATLLIFLTILSLSVSSALATSVTLLNAAKVLSNSGFLSMSLTLQLVSNSIEFESPAATIFTPPDAAFMSLGQPSLPLLLYHISPRRISVNTLKYLRPNTKIPTLLTNYSLTVTASPNFQGYLSINDLGINPNAVLDDGSVIVYAIDEFFNSSFLAADAPQERTADPPLMSSVSGVQPPSPAPSATVMEAEPRRPGSESFGFVADLLRSNGYSIFAAFLDAQLVGFNRKTRLTVFAPIDEAIDDYQRNSTDYSLIFRQHALPRLLMWQDLVALEDGTMLPTFEEGFMINVVKFGDVPALNEVPVVGQDLFLNRWLAVHGLNRLLTAPAAKQEPVEDVFTDGYVANVAQGMPHDYGDYH; via the coding sequence ATGGCGACCTCCGCCGCTACTCTCTTGATCTTCCTCACCATCCTTTCCCTCTCCGTTTCCTCCGCCCTCGCAACCTCCGTGACCCTCTTGAACGCCGCCAAGGTTCTCTCGAACTCCGGCTTCCTCTCCATGTCCCTCACCCTCCAACTCGTCTCCAACTCCATCGAATTCGAATCCCCCGCTGCCACCATCTTCACTCCGCCGGACGCCGCCTTCATGAGCCTGGGCCAGCCCTCACTCCCCCTCCTCCTCTACCACATCTCCCCGAGAAGAATCTCCGTCAACACCCTCAAGTACCTCCGCCCCAATACAAAGATCCCGACTTTGCTTACCAATTACTCCCTCACCGTCACCGCCTCCCCAAATTTCCAGGGCTATTTGTCCATCAACGATCTGGGTATTAATCCTAACGCCGTTCTGGATGATGGGTCGGTGATCGTTTATGCAATCGACGAGTTTTTCAATTCGTCTTTCTTGGCCGCCGACGCCCCTCAAGAACGGACGGCAGATCCTCCATTGATGAGCTCTGTTTCCGGTGTTCAACCGCCGAGCCCTGCTCCGAGTGCGACTGTGATGGAGGCTGAACCTCGCCGGCCCGGTTCCGAATCTTTCGGTTTCGTAGCTGATTTGCTGAGGTCCAACGGGTACTCAATCTTTGCCGCATTTCTTGATGCGCAGCTGGTGGGGTTCAATCGGAAGACCCGGCTCACAGTTTTCGCTCCGATCGACGAGGCGATTGATGATTACCAGAGGAACAGCACCGACTACTCGCTGATATTTCGGCAGCATGCTCTTCCGAGATTGCTTATGTGGCAAGATTTGGTGGCGCTTGAAGATGGAACAATGCTGCCCACTTTTGAAGAAGGGTTTATGATCAATGTGGTCAAGTTTGGAGATGTTCCCGCGCTGAATGAAGTGCCGGTGGTGGGTCAAGATTTGTTTCTGAATCGGTGGCTGGCTGTGCACGGCCTGAACCGGCTGCTGACAGCACCTGCCGCGAAGCAAGAACCGGTTGAAGATGTTTTCACTGATGGGTATGTTGCCAATGTTGCTCAGGGTATGCCTCATGATTATGGTGACTACCACTGA